In Modestobacter versicolor, a single genomic region encodes these proteins:
- a CDS encoding ABC transporter ATP-binding protein, whose translation MGVAVHVEGLTKSFGSQNIWSDVTLTLPPGEISVMLGPSGTGKSVFLKSLVGLLKPERGSIVMSDTDIVTCSERELYDVRRLFGVLFQDGALFGSMNLYDNVAFPLREHTKKSEAEVRRIVLEKMDMVGLTGTEGKLPGEISGGMRKRAGIARALVLDPEVILFDEPDSGLDPVRVAYLNQLIVDLNAQIDATFLIVTHDIGTARTVPDNLGLLFRRHLAMFGPREQLLTSQEPVVRQFLNGRREGPIGMSEEKDVAQVEAEMAALEARGGDQHNGVGPKGASGGEAVPPQLEPSPGLPERKAVRRRQERVARMLHTFDPATAEAIRASLPQDLLALADAGVYEPTAATPSGRHWRAEPGSEIAATGAGVPGPRGER comes from the coding sequence GTGGGCGTCGCAGTGCACGTCGAGGGGCTGACCAAGTCCTTCGGCAGCCAGAACATCTGGAGCGACGTCACCCTGACGCTCCCGCCGGGGGAGATCTCGGTGATGCTCGGCCCGTCGGGCACCGGCAAGTCCGTCTTCCTCAAGTCGCTGGTCGGGCTGCTGAAGCCCGAGCGCGGGTCGATCGTCATGAGCGACACCGACATCGTCACCTGCAGCGAGCGCGAGCTCTACGACGTCCGCCGGTTGTTCGGCGTGCTGTTCCAGGACGGCGCCCTGTTCGGCTCGATGAACCTCTACGACAACGTCGCCTTCCCGCTGCGAGAGCACACCAAGAAGAGCGAGGCCGAGGTCCGGCGCATCGTGCTGGAGAAGATGGACATGGTCGGCCTGACCGGCACCGAGGGGAAGCTGCCCGGGGAGATCTCCGGCGGCATGCGCAAGCGGGCCGGGATCGCCCGGGCGCTGGTGCTGGACCCGGAGGTCATCCTCTTCGACGAGCCGGACTCGGGCCTGGACCCGGTCCGCGTCGCCTACCTCAACCAGCTGATCGTCGACCTCAACGCCCAGATCGACGCCACCTTCCTGATCGTCACCCACGACATCGGGACCGCCCGCACCGTGCCGGACAACCTCGGCCTGCTGTTCCGCCGGCACCTGGCGATGTTCGGCCCGCGCGAGCAGCTGCTGACCAGCCAGGAGCCGGTGGTCCGGCAGTTCCTCAACGGCCGGCGCGAGGGCCCGATCGGGATGAGCGAGGAGAAGGACGTCGCCCAGGTCGAGGCCGAGATGGCCGCCCTGGAGGCCCGCGGCGGCGACCAGCACAACGGCGTCGGCCCCAAGGGCGCCTCCGGCGGGGAGGCCGTGCCGCCGCAGCTGGAGCCCTCGCCGGGCCTGCCCGAGCGCAAGGCGGTGCGCCGCCGCCAGGAGCGGGTGGCCCGGATGCTGCACACCTTCGACCCGGCCACCGCCGAGGCGATCCGCGCCTCGCTGCCGCAGGACCTGCTCGCGCTGGCCGACGCCGGCGTCTACGAGCCCACCGCCGCGACGCCGTCCGGGCGCCACTGGCGGGCCGAGCCCGGCTCCGAGATCGCCGCCACCGGGGCCGGTGTCCCCGGTCCGCGGGGCGAGCGGTGA
- a CDS encoding MlaE family ABC transporter permease: MTDAPDRPKAPGLLDGKLSPLRPLRASGNLFAFGLDTGRAVFRRPFQLREFIQQTWFVASVTILPTALVAIPFGAVIALQLGSLTRQLGAQSFTGSASVLAVLREASPIVTALLIAGAGGSAICADLGARKIRDEIDAMEVLGISPIQRLVVPRVLASMVVAVLLNGLVSVVGVTGGYFFNVILQGGTPGAYLASFSALAQVQDFWSGEFKALVFGLIAGIVASYKGLRAGGGPKGVGDAVNQSVVITFLLLFAVNFVITAIYFQLVPPKGQ; the protein is encoded by the coding sequence GTGACCGACGCCCCCGACCGCCCGAAGGCCCCCGGCCTGCTGGACGGCAAGCTCTCCCCGCTGCGCCCGCTCAGGGCCAGCGGCAACCTGTTCGCCTTCGGCCTCGACACCGGGCGGGCCGTCTTCCGCCGGCCCTTCCAGCTGCGCGAGTTCATCCAGCAGACCTGGTTCGTCGCCAGCGTGACGATCCTGCCGACGGCCCTGGTCGCCATCCCGTTCGGCGCGGTCATCGCGCTGCAGCTGGGCTCGCTCACCCGGCAGCTCGGTGCCCAGTCCTTCACCGGCTCCGCGTCGGTGCTCGCCGTGCTGCGCGAGGCCAGCCCGATCGTCACCGCGCTCCTCATCGCCGGCGCCGGGGGATCGGCGATCTGCGCCGACCTCGGGGCGCGGAAGATCCGCGACGAGATCGACGCCATGGAGGTGCTGGGCATCAGCCCCATCCAGCGGCTGGTCGTGCCCCGGGTGCTCGCCTCGATGGTGGTCGCCGTCCTGCTCAACGGCCTGGTGAGCGTCGTCGGCGTGACCGGCGGCTACTTCTTCAACGTCATCCTCCAGGGCGGGACGCCGGGGGCCTACCTCGCCTCGTTCAGCGCGCTGGCCCAGGTGCAGGACTTCTGGTCCGGCGAGTTCAAGGCGCTGGTCTTCGGGCTGATCGCCGGGATCGTGGCCAGCTACAAGGGGCTGCGGGCCGGCGGTGGGCCCAAGGGCGTGGGCGACGCGGTCAACCAGTCCGTCGTCATCACGTTCTTGCTGCTGTTCGCCGTGAACTTCGTGATCACCGCGATCTACTTCCAGCTCGTCCCGCCGAAGGGCCAGTGA
- a CDS encoding MlaE family ABC transporter permease, with protein MALLSPVDRVKVRTRRIVRAVYRTPLSTLDDLGDQLAFYGRALAWTPRTLRRYKRETMRLLAEVTFGTGALAVIGGTVGVIAFLSFFTGTEVGLQGYAALDQLGTSAFTGFLSAYFNTREIAPLVAGLALSATVGCGFTAQIGAMRINEEIDALEVMGIPSLPFLVTTRIIAGFIAVIPLYVIGLLTSYFATRTISTQVYGQSTGTYDHYFNLFLPPQDVLWSFLKVLVFAVVIILTHCYYGYRAAGGPAGVGLAVGRAVRFSIVAVNVIDLFLSLAIWGSTTTVRIAG; from the coding sequence ATGGCCCTCCTCTCACCCGTCGACCGGGTCAAGGTGCGCACCCGGCGGATCGTGCGCGCGGTCTACCGCACGCCGCTGTCCACCCTCGACGACCTCGGCGACCAGCTCGCCTTCTACGGCCGCGCGCTGGCCTGGACGCCGCGCACGCTGCGCCGCTACAAGCGCGAGACGATGCGGCTGCTGGCCGAGGTCACCTTCGGCACCGGGGCGCTGGCGGTCATCGGCGGCACGGTGGGCGTCATCGCCTTCCTCTCCTTCTTCACCGGCACCGAGGTCGGCCTGCAGGGCTACGCGGCGCTGGACCAGCTCGGCACGTCGGCGTTCACCGGGTTCCTCTCCGCGTACTTCAACACCCGTGAGATCGCCCCGCTGGTCGCCGGCCTGGCGCTGTCGGCGACCGTCGGCTGCGGCTTCACCGCGCAGATCGGCGCGATGCGGATCAACGAGGAGATCGACGCCCTCGAGGTCATGGGCATCCCGTCGTTGCCGTTCCTGGTGACCACCCGGATCATCGCCGGCTTCATCGCGGTCATCCCGCTCTACGTGATCGGGCTGCTCACCAGCTACTTCGCCACCCGCACCATCAGCACCCAGGTGTACGGCCAGTCCACCGGCACCTACGACCACTACTTCAACCTCTTCCTGCCACCGCAGGACGTGCTCTGGTCGTTCCTCAAGGTGCTCGTCTTCGCCGTGGTGATCATCCTGACCCACTGCTACTACGGCTACCGCGCTGCCGGCGGCCCCGCCGGGGTCGGGCTGGCCGTGGGCCGCGCCGTCCGCTTCTCCATCGTCGCGGTCAACGTCATCGACCTGTTCCTGTCCCTGGCCATCTGGGGCTCGACGACGACGGTGAGGATCGCCGGATGA
- a CDS encoding MCE family protein, with amino-acid sequence MTRSGTGAVVRRRLQGLAFLVVLVLLLGLAVAQYQKAFSGAVTVTLETDTIGNQLQEASDVKIRGVLVGEVRSVSADADGATIELAIDPEHLADIPADVSARLLPKTLFGERFVSLVPPEQPGSERLAEGDVIGQDRSENAIELQQVVDDLLPLLQAVSPQDLSYTLGAVADALRGRGDRLGENLASLGSYVGEVNTVLPQLQADITRLADVADTYDSAADDLLAVLDNLSVTSSTLVDQAEQLRRTFTVVDASSATATDFLTRNEQSLISLAESSRPVLGLLAEYSPEYPCLLDGLARYKPLITEAFGGDGDPALNLNITVQFPPRNPYAPNDQPEYLDTSGPSCGGLDDIDAIIANAQAGSYYCPEPPADGIESDEDAVDGPRCLNGTPGSSDPAPAGGAGTVGNSLPVELAGSTAELDFVRGLLAYQTGVDPSEVSDLSAAQLAPVLRGTEVVVP; translated from the coding sequence ATGACCCGCTCGGGCACGGGCGCCGTCGTGCGCCGGCGGCTGCAGGGGCTGGCGTTCCTCGTCGTCCTGGTGCTGCTGCTCGGCCTGGCCGTGGCCCAGTACCAGAAGGCGTTCAGCGGCGCGGTCACCGTGACGCTGGAGACCGACACCATCGGCAACCAGCTGCAGGAGGCCAGCGACGTCAAGATCCGCGGCGTCCTGGTGGGGGAGGTGCGCTCGGTGTCCGCGGACGCCGACGGCGCGACGATCGAGCTGGCCATCGACCCCGAGCACCTGGCCGACATCCCGGCCGACGTCAGCGCCCGGCTGCTGCCCAAGACGCTGTTCGGCGAGCGGTTCGTCTCGCTGGTGCCCCCGGAGCAGCCGGGCAGCGAGCGGCTGGCCGAGGGCGACGTCATCGGCCAGGACCGCAGCGAGAACGCCATCGAGCTGCAGCAGGTCGTCGACGACCTGCTGCCGCTGCTGCAGGCGGTCTCCCCGCAGGACCTGAGCTACACCCTCGGCGCGGTCGCCGACGCGCTGCGCGGCCGCGGCGACCGGCTGGGGGAGAACCTGGCCTCGCTGGGCAGCTACGTCGGTGAGGTGAACACGGTCCTGCCGCAGCTGCAGGCCGACATCACCCGGCTCGCCGACGTCGCCGACACCTACGACTCGGCCGCCGACGACCTGCTCGCGGTGCTGGACAACCTGTCGGTGACCAGCAGCACCCTGGTCGACCAGGCCGAGCAGCTGCGCCGCACCTTCACCGTGGTCGACGCCTCGTCGGCCACGGCCACCGACTTCCTCACCCGCAACGAGCAGTCGCTGATCTCGCTGGCGGAGAGCTCCCGGCCGGTGCTGGGGCTGCTGGCCGAGTACTCGCCGGAGTACCCCTGCCTGCTCGACGGGCTGGCGCGGTACAAGCCGCTGATCACCGAGGCGTTCGGCGGGGACGGCGACCCGGCGCTGAACCTGAACATCACCGTGCAGTTCCCGCCGCGCAACCCCTACGCCCCGAACGACCAGCCGGAGTACCTGGACACCAGCGGCCCGTCCTGCGGCGGGCTCGACGACATCGACGCGATCATCGCCAACGCCCAGGCCGGGTCGTACTACTGCCCCGAGCCGCCGGCCGACGGCATCGAGTCCGACGAGGACGCGGTCGACGGCCCGCGCTGCCTGAACGGCACCCCGGGGTCCTCGGACCCGGCGCCGGCCGGCGGGGCGGGCACGGTGGGCAACTCGCTGCCGGTCGAGCTGGCCGGGTCGACGGCCGAGCTGGACTTCGTCCGCGGCCTGCTGGCCTACCAGACCGGGGTCGACCCGTCCGAGGTCTCGGACCTGTCGGCGGCCCAGCTGGCGCCCGTGCTGCGGGGGACGGAGGTGGTGGTCCCGTGA
- a CDS encoding MCE family protein yields the protein MRGLAAPIVKLVVFALVTILASYVLIATITNAGYGDQTAYRAQFTDVAGLVTGDEVRIAGVRVGQVTEIRIARDGSATVAEVGLEVSSDVRLPAGVQATIRYRNLVGQRYVALTEGDGSAGATLAADDVIPLSRTTPALDLTTLFGGFQPLFQALSPDDVNRLSYELIQVFQGEGGTIESLLGHVASLTSSLADKDAVIGSVIDNLNTVVGTVAARDQQLSDLVVSLQQFVSGLAADRDAIFDSLQTIDGLAVATTDLLEQARAPLAADIQALGDLSTNIADTGDVLEDFLQLTPTKLDLITRTAVNGSWFNFYLCGASGYVVLPGQSTGVNLPAGGASSGAEGCS from the coding sequence GTGAGGGGACTGGCCGCACCGATCGTCAAGCTGGTCGTCTTCGCGCTGGTGACGATCCTGGCCAGCTACGTGCTGATCGCCACCATCACCAACGCCGGCTACGGCGACCAGACCGCCTACCGGGCCCAGTTCACCGACGTGGCCGGGCTGGTCACCGGCGACGAGGTGCGGATCGCCGGCGTGCGCGTGGGTCAGGTGACCGAGATCCGCATCGCCCGGGACGGCTCGGCCACCGTCGCCGAGGTCGGGCTGGAGGTCTCCTCCGACGTCCGCCTGCCGGCCGGGGTGCAGGCGACCATCCGCTACCGCAACCTGGTCGGCCAGCGGTACGTGGCCCTGACCGAGGGCGACGGGTCCGCCGGCGCGACGCTGGCCGCCGACGACGTCATCCCGCTGTCCCGCACCACGCCCGCGCTGGACCTCACCACGCTGTTCGGTGGGTTCCAGCCGCTGTTCCAGGCCCTCTCGCCGGACGACGTGAACCGGCTGTCCTACGAGCTGATCCAGGTGTTCCAGGGCGAGGGCGGCACGATCGAGAGCCTGCTCGGGCACGTGGCCTCGCTGACCTCCTCGCTCGCCGACAAGGACGCCGTCATCGGCAGCGTGATCGACAACCTCAACACCGTGGTCGGCACCGTCGCCGCCCGCGACCAGCAGCTGTCGGACCTCGTGGTGTCGCTGCAGCAGTTCGTCAGCGGGCTCGCCGCCGACCGGGACGCGATCTTCGACTCGCTGCAGACCATCGACGGCCTCGCCGTCGCCACCACCGACCTGCTCGAGCAGGCGAGGGCGCCGCTGGCCGCCGACATCCAGGCCCTCGGGGACCTGTCGACCAACATCGCCGACACCGGCGACGTGCTGGAGGACTTCCTGCAGCTCACCCCGACCAAGCTGGACCTGATCACCCGGACGGCGGTCAACGGCAGCTGGTTCAACTTCTACCTCTGCGGGGCCAGCGGCTACGTCGTCCTGCCCGGACAGTCGACCGGCGTCAACCTGCCGGCCGGCGGGGCCAGCAGCGGTGCCGAGGGGTGCAGCTGA
- a CDS encoding MCE family protein, with the protein MARQSKPFRDRDPAVIGGISLAVILTLVVLAFNTASLPVIGGGTVYRAQFSEAAGLKTDDPVRVAGVKVGQVESLQLEDGAVTVEFRVRDAFVGDRSEAAIKIETVLGAKYVALVPRGEAELDPDEAIPLERTAAPYDVVEAFAGLSSTVDRIDTGQLAASFETLSETLSGTPDEVRTSLDGLARLSQTIASRDEQLQQLLSATRDVTQVLADRNGEFTQLIVDSNTLLTEVQERRELIDSILTSTQTLSQQLAGLVQDNTEALTPALTQLSTVTDILSRNRQQLGETVADLAPFVRVFTNTLGNGRWFDSFVDNLVPGVVGAALCGGSPALGGPPTCSPEAGG; encoded by the coding sequence ATGGCCCGGCAGAGCAAGCCGTTCCGCGACCGCGACCCGGCGGTGATCGGCGGGATCAGCCTCGCGGTGATCCTGACCCTGGTGGTGCTGGCCTTCAACACCGCGTCGCTGCCGGTCATCGGCGGCGGCACGGTCTACCGCGCCCAGTTCAGCGAGGCCGCCGGGCTGAAGACCGACGACCCGGTGCGGGTGGCCGGGGTGAAGGTCGGCCAGGTGGAGAGCCTGCAGCTGGAGGACGGCGCGGTCACCGTCGAGTTCCGGGTCCGCGACGCGTTCGTCGGCGACCGCAGCGAGGCGGCCATCAAGATCGAGACGGTGCTGGGTGCGAAGTACGTCGCCCTGGTGCCGCGCGGCGAGGCCGAGCTGGACCCCGACGAGGCGATCCCGCTGGAGCGCACCGCCGCGCCCTACGACGTCGTCGAGGCGTTCGCCGGGCTGTCCAGCACCGTCGACCGGATCGACACCGGCCAGCTCGCGGCGTCGTTCGAGACGTTGTCGGAGACGCTGTCCGGCACGCCGGACGAGGTGCGCACCTCGCTGGACGGGCTGGCCCGGCTCTCCCAGACGATCGCCTCCCGCGACGAGCAGCTGCAGCAGCTGCTCTCGGCGACCCGCGACGTGACCCAGGTGCTCGCCGACCGCAACGGCGAGTTCACCCAGCTGATCGTCGACTCCAACACCCTGCTCACCGAGGTGCAGGAGCGGCGCGAGCTGATCGACTCGATCCTCACCAGCACCCAGACGCTGTCCCAGCAGCTGGCCGGGCTGGTGCAGGACAACACCGAGGCGCTGACCCCGGCGCTCACCCAGCTGTCCACGGTCACCGACATCCTGTCCCGCAACCGGCAGCAGCTCGGCGAGACCGTGGCTGACCTGGCCCCCTTCGTCCGGGTGTTCACCAACACCCTGGGCAACGGCCGCTGGTTCGACAGCTTCGTCGACAACCTGGTCCCCGGTGTCGTCGGCGCCGCCCTCTGCGGCGGCAGCCCGGCGCTCGGCGGACCCCCGACCTGTTCCCCGGAGGCCGGCGGATGA
- a CDS encoding MCE family protein, which translates to MTGRLQRTVALLAAVVLVGAVGWAVLRPAGQMRVTAWFDAAVGLYPNSDVRVLGIAVGTVTEVVPQGDRVRVEMLVDEDYDIPADAGAVVLAPSLVSDRYVQFAPVYSGGPTMRDGAEVPLERTATPVELDAVYGALDDLSVALGPTGANADGALQDLLATGADNLEGNGEALNQTLTGFSQAVRTLSEGRDDLFGSVENLQVFTTALATVDAQVGQFNANLAAVADQLAGERDDLAAAIALLSSALGQVATFVQQNTALLTTNVDRLADVTLTLVQQRSALAEVLDVAPAALSNVARAYNPDTGTLDTRDNSLGSANAEVVVCQLLATAGRLQLAGVDVDDVTQLLGLPPTEQICARLLSGDPNADGALDDLNGNGVPDLQELLTGIFGGADGGGGGPISLPGLPAVTR; encoded by the coding sequence ATGACGGGCAGGCTGCAGCGCACCGTGGCGCTCCTCGCGGCGGTGGTCCTGGTGGGGGCGGTCGGCTGGGCGGTGCTCCGCCCGGCCGGGCAGATGCGGGTCACGGCGTGGTTCGACGCCGCCGTGGGCCTCTACCCGAACTCCGACGTCCGGGTGCTGGGCATCGCGGTCGGCACGGTCACCGAGGTGGTGCCGCAGGGCGACCGGGTGCGCGTGGAGATGCTGGTCGACGAGGACTACGACATCCCCGCCGACGCCGGGGCGGTGGTCCTGGCGCCGTCCCTGGTCTCCGACCGGTACGTCCAGTTCGCGCCGGTCTACAGCGGCGGCCCGACCATGCGCGACGGCGCCGAGGTGCCTCTGGAGCGCACCGCCACCCCGGTCGAGCTGGACGCCGTCTACGGCGCGCTCGACGACCTGTCGGTGGCGCTCGGCCCGACCGGTGCCAACGCCGACGGCGCCCTGCAGGACCTGCTGGCCACCGGCGCGGACAACCTCGAGGGCAACGGCGAGGCGCTCAACCAGACGCTGACCGGCTTCTCCCAGGCGGTGCGCACCCTCTCCGAGGGCCGCGACGACCTGTTCGGCTCGGTCGAGAACCTGCAGGTGTTCACCACCGCGCTGGCCACCGTCGACGCGCAGGTCGGTCAGTTCAACGCCAACCTGGCCGCGGTGGCCGACCAGCTGGCCGGCGAGCGGGACGACCTCGCCGCGGCGATCGCCCTGCTCTCCTCGGCGCTGGGGCAGGTCGCCACCTTCGTCCAGCAGAACACCGCGCTGCTGACCACCAACGTCGACCGGCTGGCCGACGTCACGCTGACCCTGGTCCAGCAGCGCAGCGCGCTCGCCGAGGTGCTCGACGTCGCCCCGGCGGCGCTGAGCAACGTCGCCCGCGCCTACAACCCCGACACCGGCACGCTCGACACCCGGGACAACTCGCTGGGCTCGGCGAACGCCGAGGTGGTGGTCTGCCAGCTGCTGGCCACCGCGGGCCGCCTCCAGCTGGCCGGCGTGGACGTCGACGACGTCACCCAGCTGCTCGGGCTGCCGCCGACGGAGCAGATCTGCGCGCGGCTGCTGTCCGGCGACCCGAACGCCGACGGCGCGCTGGACGACCTCAACGGCAACGGCGTGCCCGACCTGCAGGAGCTGCTCACCGGCATCTTCGGCGGCGCCGACGGCGGTGGCGGCGGACCGATCTCGCTGCCCGGCCTCCCGGCGGTGACCCGGTGA
- a CDS encoding MCE family protein yields MSRTRRAGALVAAVLLLTGCGFRGAYSFDLPGGADVGADPYRVQIEFADVLDLVPQSGVRVADVPVGRVEEITLADDWTAVVTVEVAGDVDLPANAVAMIGQSSLLGEKYVELAAPGTEPPTGELADGGRIPLDRTNRNVEVEELLGALSLVLNGGGLAQLQTISSELGQALEGREDAVRDTLTQLDTFIGGLDQQKTEINRALDSVDALATTLAAGTGTLTTALDTIGPGLDVVEQQRDLLVGMLESLARLGDVGTRVINQAGANTVEDLRLLQPVLSQLAAAGPDLTEALDLLLTYPFPASSLSTLHTRQDLRTGGYALFTNMTATLDLDLSELLCRYVIDPLTGALRVVDLADPAARACTAASAATQGGGGPPATGGSGTGTAPTFSLPTLPDLTGVVPDLTGPTGGLPGLPRIGGTP; encoded by the coding sequence GTGAGCCGCACCCGGCGCGCGGGCGCCCTGGTCGCCGCCGTCCTGCTGCTGACCGGCTGCGGGTTCCGCGGCGCCTACTCCTTCGACCTCCCCGGTGGCGCGGACGTCGGCGCGGACCCCTACCGGGTGCAGATCGAGTTCGCCGACGTGCTGGACCTGGTGCCGCAGTCCGGTGTCCGGGTCGCCGACGTCCCGGTGGGCCGGGTCGAGGAGATCACCCTGGCCGACGACTGGACGGCGGTGGTGACCGTCGAGGTGGCCGGGGACGTCGACCTGCCGGCCAACGCCGTGGCGATGATCGGCCAGTCGTCGCTGCTGGGGGAGAAGTACGTCGAGCTCGCCGCACCCGGCACCGAGCCGCCCACCGGCGAGCTCGCCGACGGCGGCCGGATCCCGCTGGACCGCACCAACCGCAACGTGGAGGTCGAGGAGCTGCTCGGGGCGCTGTCGCTGGTGCTCAACGGCGGCGGGCTGGCGCAGCTGCAGACGATCAGCTCCGAGCTCGGCCAGGCGCTCGAGGGCCGCGAGGACGCCGTCCGGGACACGCTCACCCAGCTGGACACCTTCATCGGCGGCCTGGACCAGCAGAAGACCGAGATCAACCGGGCGCTGGACAGCGTCGACGCGCTGGCCACCACGCTCGCCGCCGGCACCGGCACGCTGACCACCGCGCTGGACACCATCGGGCCCGGGCTGGACGTGGTGGAGCAGCAGCGGGACCTGCTGGTCGGGATGCTGGAGAGCCTCGCCCGGCTCGGCGACGTCGGCACCCGGGTGATCAACCAGGCCGGCGCGAACACCGTCGAGGACCTCCGGCTGCTGCAGCCGGTGCTCTCCCAGCTGGCCGCGGCCGGCCCGGACCTCACCGAGGCGCTGGACCTGCTGCTCACCTACCCCTTCCCGGCCAGCTCGCTGTCGACCCTGCACACCCGGCAGGACCTGCGCACCGGGGGCTACGCGCTCTTCACGAACATGACGGCGACCCTCGACCTGGACCTGAGCGAGCTGCTCTGCCGGTACGTCATCGACCCGCTCACCGGGGCGTTGCGGGTCGTCGACCTCGCCGACCCGGCCGCCCGGGCGTGCACCGCCGCGTCGGCCGCCACCCAGGGCGGTGGCGGCCCGCCGGCGACCGGCGGCTCCGGCACGGGCACCGCGCCGACCTTCAGCCTGCCGACCCTGCCCGACCTGACCGGCGTCGTCCCCGACCTCACCGGGCCCACCGGCGGCCTGCCCGGGCTGCCCCGGATCGGGGGCACGCCGTGA
- a CDS encoding MCE family protein yields MITRTVRLQLLAFLAVALLGISYVSFEYVGLDRLLLGDGFDVAADFTDSGGIFVNAEVTYRGVGVGRVSDMALTEDGVRVTLTLDPGAPDVPADTDAVVANRSAVGEQYVDLRPADDDGPYLTEGSVIPVDRTAIPIPVEQLLLDVDELVGSIDTDDLRVVVDELGTAFAGAGDDLARLLDNGDLLLARAEQSLPQTLQLITDGQTVLDTQAGSRSAIESWARDLRALSDTLVSSDADLRSLLVDAPDAGAALQTLVQDAGPSLGPLVRYLDVLNDVTNPRLAGVEQMLATYPDAVSGAFSVVRNDGGTMRAHFGFVVNSGDPQPCTTGYLSSATAQSPGAVVSEDVTGVSCDVVDGVDPGGDAVDESGSNIRGAQNIGSSGGVGSPGPGAALGGAVLAPVEDLLGGLLGGLLHASPFATTVG; encoded by the coding sequence GTGATCACCCGCACGGTGCGCCTGCAGCTGCTCGCCTTCCTGGCGGTCGCGCTGCTGGGCATCTCCTACGTCAGCTTCGAGTACGTGGGGCTGGACCGGCTGCTGCTCGGCGACGGCTTCGACGTGGCCGCCGACTTCACCGACTCCGGCGGCATCTTCGTCAACGCCGAGGTCACCTACCGGGGCGTGGGGGTGGGCCGGGTCAGCGACATGGCGCTGACCGAGGACGGCGTCCGGGTCACCCTGACCCTCGACCCCGGCGCACCGGACGTCCCGGCCGACACCGACGCGGTCGTGGCCAACCGCAGCGCCGTGGGGGAGCAGTACGTCGACCTCCGCCCGGCCGACGACGACGGCCCCTACCTCACCGAGGGGTCGGTGATCCCGGTCGACCGCACCGCCATCCCGATCCCGGTCGAGCAGCTGCTGCTCGACGTCGACGAGCTGGTCGGCTCCATCGACACCGACGACCTGCGGGTGGTCGTCGACGAGCTGGGCACCGCGTTCGCCGGCGCCGGCGACGACCTTGCCCGGCTGCTGGACAACGGCGACCTGCTGCTGGCCCGCGCCGAGCAGTCGCTGCCGCAGACGCTGCAGCTGATCACCGACGGGCAGACGGTGCTGGACACCCAGGCGGGGTCCCGGTCGGCCATCGAGTCGTGGGCCCGCGACCTGCGCGCGCTGTCGGACACCCTGGTCAGCAGCGACGCCGACCTGCGCTCGCTGCTGGTCGACGCCCCGGACGCCGGCGCCGCGCTGCAGACGCTGGTGCAGGACGCCGGTCCGAGCCTGGGGCCGCTGGTGCGCTACCTCGACGTGCTCAACGACGTGACCAACCCGCGGCTGGCCGGGGTCGAGCAGATGCTGGCCACCTACCCCGACGCGGTCAGCGGCGCGTTCAGCGTCGTCCGCAACGACGGCGGCACCATGCGGGCGCACTTCGGCTTCGTGGTGAACTCCGGCGACCCGCAGCCGTGCACCACCGGCTACCTGTCCAGCGCGACGGCGCAGTCGCCCGGTGCGGTGGTCAGCGAGGACGTCACCGGCGTCAGCTGCGACGTCGTCGACGGCGTCGACCCGGGGGGCGACGCGGTCGACGAGAGCGGCTCCAACATCCGCGGGGCGCAGAACATCGGCTCCTCCGGCGGG